GGAATCAGCAGCTCTGCATTTGTAACAGACCGTTCCTGCGTTCCGAGCTCTCTGGTTCTTTGCAAGAACTCCTGCACTTCTTCCCGTGCGATTAGCGCGCTTCTCTGTTCATGGGAAAACCCTTTAAAAAATCCTCTTTCTATCATCTTCATTGTTCCTCCAGTTCCTAAAATAGTTCTTTTTTCTGCTTCCGGCTCTGCCGTTCTCTGGTTGTTTGAGGGTGCTTTGCTGTTTAGTTGTTCCAGATCTTTTTCCAGGTCTGCAATTTCTCCCTCCAGCACTCCTTTTTTTTCGTCGAAATTCGCCTGATCGGCATCCAGTTTGGTTATCTCCTCATCCACGGCCGCTATTTCTTCATCTGTTTTAGCTTCTTCCAGTGCTGTTTCCAGTTCTTCACTTCTGGTCTTAAGGCCCTCATTGTCTCTTAAAAGTTCTTCCAGCGCCTTTTTCCTTTGATCAATTTTTTTGGTTAACATCAATTGTCTTAATGCCATTTTTTCAACCTCTCTTTCATTTTGTGTTTTCTTTGTTCTAACTGCTTCTGGTGGTGTTGCTCCACCTCCGTATGTCTTGCCTGTACTCCGGTTCCTTCATATGCCGGAAATGTGCATACAGAAACCTCATGAAGGTCAATTTTTGTAATGGTCCATTTAACCGTCCCATCGTCCCGCCAATCCGTAATTTCTTCTAAAATATTAAACCCGAATGAGCATTGATCTACGTCTCCCCGTTTCACTCTTTCATATAGGTTCATGGCATCTGTATCATTCGGATTGATTTTAATTCTACCCCAAAGTCCATGACTATCGGCTTTTAATTCAAGCGTGCCAGCCTTATTTCTTCCGAGCACCAGTGTTGTATCATGGTTTGTTAACGCCCGTATATCATTTCCAAGAGTTTCGTCAAAAGCCCCTGTTGAAATTTCTTCATAGGCTCCAGTCCAAAGTTCGGTCTCCTGTCCTGTTACAGAAAAATATCCTTCAATAGATAAATCTCCGTTTTCATCTTCGGCTCTGGTCGCCGTAAATTTAGTCTGGAAATTCCTAATTTGTAGGTCGCTTCTCGTCATGCCTCTTCACCTCCTTTGTTTAATTTTTTCTGATCTCCGATCATTCCGGCAGGGATATAATTTTCTAGGATTATTCTTTCGTCTAACCCTTCCAGAGGCGGCAGGCCTAAC
This region of Aminipila luticellarii genomic DNA includes:
- a CDS encoding HK97 family phage prohead protease, which gives rise to MTRSDLQIRNFQTKFTATRAEDENGDLSIEGYFSVTGQETELWTGAYEEISTGAFDETLGNDIRALTNHDTTLVLGRNKAGTLELKADSHGLWGRIKINPNDTDAMNLYERVKRGDVDQCSFGFNILEEITDWRDDGTVKWTITKIDLHEVSVCTFPAYEGTGVQARHTEVEQHHQKQLEQRKHKMKERLKKWH